One genomic region from Sphingobacterium sp. UGAL515B_05 encodes:
- a CDS encoding transglutaminase domain-containing protein: protein MRQFLTLFLIFSIYTNSIAQTFDFGQVSISDFSRTDLDSNANAIVLNEFGRSSVFVDDYDNRIKLQHEYHVLIRINNKEGFKKANFEIPSYKRGSYIRDYFDELKAVTYNLENGRIEKTELESKKVFRENYSANLDLNKFTLPNIKEGSIIEVSYRTLEQDLFNFKTWEFQDDIPKIQSQYVAIIPASFTYNVVLRGPYKLTDQKAEALREYIFLDGLRMDCSKLTYTMKNIPAFIEEDYMTSPTNFKSAIYYELESIFYPSTGSKKTFSKTWKDVDTDLMNEKAFGGQLKKTDLFKTSLAAIVSPTDTKLEKAKKIYNYINKQIKWNKYLGKYAESGIEKALEKRTGNIGDINLALVTALLAADLEAYPIILSTRRNGTPNALFPVLSDFDYVIACVDVDGVKYKLDASNSYLPFGELPLQCLNERGRIIYSKKSSDWFPLTVEESSDVNYVLEGALDEQAKIKGKLTISSRGNKAFLKRQHIAKFNSLEEYWEKLDEEMPNVTLTKSSIQNLEEIDQILIEEFDVIVDVSKQLDQDVLLLAPNIIDRISYNPFKAQERTYPVDMGFKSKTMYAVKLTIPDHYEVAEKPQNASLALPESTAKYRYVTQVNGNQLEILQSLAFNKPIFSVDEYFSLKELYSRIIQQQKLDIKLIGKK from the coding sequence ATGCGCCAGTTTTTAACGCTATTTTTAATATTTTCTATTTATACAAATAGTATAGCCCAAACTTTTGATTTTGGTCAAGTTTCTATTTCGGATTTTTCACGAACAGATCTGGATAGTAACGCCAATGCTATCGTGCTCAATGAGTTTGGACGGAGTTCTGTTTTTGTTGATGATTACGATAATCGAATAAAACTTCAACATGAATACCATGTACTTATCCGGATCAATAACAAAGAAGGATTTAAAAAAGCTAATTTTGAAATTCCCTCGTATAAACGCGGAAGTTATATACGAGACTATTTTGACGAACTCAAGGCTGTTACCTATAACTTAGAAAATGGCAGGATCGAGAAAACGGAGCTTGAAAGTAAGAAAGTTTTCAGAGAAAATTATTCGGCCAATCTGGATCTAAATAAATTCACTCTTCCGAATATTAAAGAAGGATCTATTATAGAAGTGTCTTATCGGACGCTAGAGCAGGATTTATTTAACTTCAAGACATGGGAATTTCAGGATGATATTCCCAAAATACAAAGCCAATATGTTGCGATCATACCAGCTTCTTTCACCTACAATGTAGTCTTACGCGGCCCGTACAAGCTTACCGATCAAAAAGCAGAAGCATTGAGAGAATATATATTTCTGGATGGACTACGAATGGATTGTTCAAAATTGACCTATACAATGAAAAATATTCCAGCGTTTATTGAAGAGGACTACATGACTTCTCCCACTAATTTTAAATCTGCTATTTATTATGAGCTTGAATCCATCTTTTATCCAAGCACTGGTAGCAAGAAGACATTCAGCAAAACCTGGAAAGATGTAGACACAGACTTAATGAATGAAAAGGCTTTTGGTGGCCAATTAAAAAAAACAGACTTATTCAAAACCAGCTTAGCAGCAATTGTATCCCCTACTGACACCAAATTAGAAAAAGCAAAGAAGATCTATAACTATATCAACAAACAAATAAAATGGAATAAGTATTTAGGCAAATACGCAGAATCTGGCATTGAAAAAGCGTTGGAAAAACGGACCGGTAATATTGGCGACATCAATTTAGCGCTAGTAACCGCGCTATTAGCGGCAGATCTGGAGGCCTACCCTATTATTCTTTCAACACGACGGAATGGGACTCCCAATGCCTTATTTCCCGTATTATCTGACTTCGACTATGTCATCGCTTGCGTAGATGTAGATGGCGTAAAATATAAACTTGATGCCTCCAATTCATACTTACCTTTTGGGGAGCTGCCCTTACAATGTCTAAATGAACGGGGAAGAATTATTTACTCCAAAAAGAGCTCGGACTGGTTTCCCCTTACGGTAGAGGAATCTTCCGATGTGAACTACGTATTGGAAGGAGCTTTAGATGAACAAGCTAAAATTAAGGGAAAACTCACCATAAGTAGCAGGGGTAACAAAGCCTTTTTAAAACGCCAACATATCGCCAAATTCAATTCGCTGGAAGAATACTGGGAAAAACTGGACGAAGAAATGCCCAATGTAACTTTAACAAAATCAAGTATCCAAAACCTTGAAGAAATTGATCAAATATTGATAGAGGAGTTTGATGTTATCGTAGATGTTTCCAAACAGTTGGACCAAGACGTATTATTACTGGCACCCAATATTATTGACAGGATTTCCTACAATCCATTTAAAGCACAGGAAAGAACTTATCCCGTTGATATGGGGTTTAAATCCAAAACAATGTACGCCGTCAAATTGACCATCCCTGACCATTATGAAGTTGCCGAGAAGCCTCAGAATGCATCGTTAGCACTCCCGGAGTCAACTGCAAAATATAGATATGTAACGCAGGTCAATGGCAACCAACTTGAAATACTACAAAGCCTTGCGTTTAACAAACCCATCTTTTCCGTCGATGAATATTTTTCGCTCAAAGAATTGTATTCACGTATTATTCAACAACAAAAGCTAGACATAAAATTAATCGGTAAAAAATGA